The following are from one region of the Pygocentrus nattereri isolate fPygNat1 chromosome 20, fPygNat1.pri, whole genome shotgun sequence genome:
- the cxcl20 gene encoding chemokine (C-X-C motif) ligand 20, with the protein MKSTTLILLFLVIFGMTATLCAGRVGGQGERCLCRGKIQKRVRLQSVKTIERFYPTASCSKTEILISLKRGRRVCLDPDAKQGKNILKGKMQMKLKSQGGGKKQ; encoded by the exons ATGAAAAGTACCACTCTCATACTGCTTTTTTTGGTCATCTTTGGAATGACTGCCACACTGTGTGCAG GGCGGGTAGGGGGACAAGGAGAGCGCTGTTTGTGCAGAGGGAAGATCCAGAAACGTGTGAGACTTCAAAGTGTCAAGACGATTGAGCGATTCTACCCAACTGCCTCTTGTTCAAAGACCGAGATATT AATCTCACtgaagagaggaaggagagtCTGTCTGGATCCAGATGCAAAACAAGGAAAGAATATTCTAAAGGGCAAAAT GCAAATGAAGCTCAAATCGCAAGGAGGTGGGAAGAAGCAGTGA
- the LOC108426176 gene encoding C-X-C motif chemokine 11-6-like — protein sequence MKSTAAFVVVACVLMVHVQGQARPSMRRCLCQGSGANMVRLQRVEKIEVYPPSPSCENVEIIVTLKNNAGLKCLNPESRFAQNYIKKAIQKRNARETKHQ from the exons ATGAAGTCTACAGCAGCTTTTGTTGTGGTTGCCTGTGTCCTTATGGTGCACGTACAAG GTCAGGCCAGGCCTAGCATGAGGAGGTGCTTATGTCAAGGTTCTGGGGCGAACATGGTTCGTCTACAACGTGTTGAGAAGATTGAAGTTTATCCTCCCAGTCCGTCTTGTGAAAATGTGGAGATTAT tgtCACATTGAAGAATAATGCAGGGCTAAAGTGCTTGAATCCAGAGTCCAGATTTGCTCAGAATTACATCAAGAAGGCCATTCAAAAGAG GAACGCGAGAGAAACAAAACATCAGTGA
- the LOC108426175 gene encoding C-X-C motif chemokine 11-6-like, which produces MRSAAAFIVLACLLMVHVQGQARSGIKRCLCQGPGVNMVRRQRVEKIEIHPAGPSCENMEIIVTLKNGAGQKCLNQESNFAQNYIKRAIPDRSDQ; this is translated from the exons ATGagatctgctgctgcttttattgttCTTGCTTGTCTGCTTATGGTGCATGTACAAG GACAGGCCAGGTCTGGCATAAAGAGATGCTTATGTCAAGGTCCTGGGGTGAACATGGTTCGTCGACAACGTGTTGAGAAGATTGAAATTCATCCTGCTGGTCCATCTTGTGAAAACATGGAAATTAT TGTCACTTTGAAGAACGGCGCAGGGCAAAAATGCCTCAACCAAGAATCCAATTTTGCCCAGAATTACATCAAGAGGGCCATTCCAGACAG GAGTGATCAGTAA